In the genome of Lynx canadensis isolate LIC74 chromosome X, mLynCan4.pri.v2, whole genome shotgun sequence, one region contains:
- the IL13RA2 gene encoding interleukin-13 receptor subunit alpha-2 isoform X1: MAFVHLDVLCFYSLLICTAFSSVSSNAEIKVNPPQDFEIVDPGYLGYLCLQWQPPLFLDKFEECTVEYELKYRNIDSEDWKTIITKNLHYNDGFDLNKGVEAKIHTLLPPHCTNGSEVQSLWSEATYWKSPQGSQETKIQEMDCVYYNWQYLLCSWKPGLGVHFHTSYQLFYWYDGLDHATQCPDYIKVDGQNIGCRFPHLEASDYKDFYICVNGSSDSHPIRPSYFIFQLQNIVKPLPPDYLSLTVKNSEEVNLKWSMPQGPIPAKCFIYEIEFTEDDTTWVTTTVENEIRIARISNESQQLCFLVRSKVNIYCSDDGIWSEWSDEQCWKDDIWKETLVFFLTPFAFVSLFVLLVTCLLLYKQKAVLKMIFQRKKEVFSHQDTFC; the protein is encoded by the exons atggctttCGTTCATTTGGACGTCCTATGCTTCTATAGCCTACTCATTTGCACAGCATTTAGTTCTGTGTCTTCAAATGCTGAGATAAAAG TTAATCCTCCTCAGGATTTTGAGATAGTAGACCCAGGATACTTAGGTTATCTCTGTTTGCAATGGCAACCTCCACTGTTTCTGGATAAGTTTGAGGAATGCACAGTAGAATATGAATTAAAATACCGAAACATTGATAGTGAAGACTGGAAG ACCATCATTACCAAGAATCTACATTACAACGACGGGTTTGATCTTAACAAAGGCGTTGAAGCAAAGATACACACGCTTCTGCCCCCGCACTGCACGAATGGATCAGAAGTTCAAAGTTTATGGTCAGAAGCTACTTACTGGAAATCACCACAAG GAAGTCAGGAAACCAAGATTCAGGAAATGGATTGTGTGTATTACAACTGGCAATATTTACTCTGCTCCTGGAAACCTGGTCTGGGTGTCCATTTTCATACCAGTTATCAATTGTTTTACTg GTATGACGGCTTGGACCATGCCACACAGTGTCCTGATTACATCAAGGTTGATGGACAAAATATTGGATGCAGGTTTCCCCATTTGGAGGCATCAGACTATAAAGATTTCTACATCTGTGTTAATGGATCATCAGACTCTCATCCTATCAGAcccagctattttatttttcagcttcaAAATATAG ttAAACCTTTGCCACCAGACTACCTTAGTCTTACTGTGAAGAACTCAGAGGAAGTTAACCTGAAATGGAGCATGCCTCAAGGGCCCATTCCggcaaaatgctttatttatgaAATTGAATTCACCGAAGATGATACAACTTGGGTG ACTACCACCGTCGAAAATGAGATACGCATCGCAAGAATATCAAATGAAAGCCAACAATTATGCTTTTTGGTAAGAAGCAAAGTGAACATCTATTGTTCGGATGATGGAATCTGGAGTGAGTGGAGTGACGAACAGTGCTGGAAAG ATGACATATGGAAGGAAACCTTGGTATTTTTCTTGACACCATTTGCTTTTGTctcattgtttgttttgttagtaACTTGTCTGCTTTTGTACAAGCAAAAAGCTGTACTGAAAATG atctttcagaggaaaaaagaagtcttttctCATCAAGACACATTCTGTTGA
- the IL13RA2 gene encoding interleukin-13 receptor subunit alpha-2 isoform X2 produces the protein MAFVHLDVLCFYSLLICTAFSSVSSNAEIKVNPPQDFEIVDPGYLGYLCLQWQPPLFLDKFEECTVEYELKYRNIDSEDWKTIITKNLHYNDGFDLNKGVEAKIHTLLPPHCTNGSEVQSLWSEATYWKSPQGSQETKIQEMDCVYYNWQYLLCSWKPGLGVHFHTSYQLFYWYDGLDHATQCPDYIKVDGQNIGCRFPHLEASDYKDFYICVNGSSDSHPIRPSYFIFQLQNIVKPLPPDYLSLTVKNSEEVNLKWSMPQGPIPAKCFIYEIEFTEDDTTWVTTTVENEIRIARISNESQQLCFLVRSKVNIYCSDDGIWSEWSDEQCWKDLSEEKRSLFSSRHILLTE, from the exons atggctttCGTTCATTTGGACGTCCTATGCTTCTATAGCCTACTCATTTGCACAGCATTTAGTTCTGTGTCTTCAAATGCTGAGATAAAAG TTAATCCTCCTCAGGATTTTGAGATAGTAGACCCAGGATACTTAGGTTATCTCTGTTTGCAATGGCAACCTCCACTGTTTCTGGATAAGTTTGAGGAATGCACAGTAGAATATGAATTAAAATACCGAAACATTGATAGTGAAGACTGGAAG ACCATCATTACCAAGAATCTACATTACAACGACGGGTTTGATCTTAACAAAGGCGTTGAAGCAAAGATACACACGCTTCTGCCCCCGCACTGCACGAATGGATCAGAAGTTCAAAGTTTATGGTCAGAAGCTACTTACTGGAAATCACCACAAG GAAGTCAGGAAACCAAGATTCAGGAAATGGATTGTGTGTATTACAACTGGCAATATTTACTCTGCTCCTGGAAACCTGGTCTGGGTGTCCATTTTCATACCAGTTATCAATTGTTTTACTg GTATGACGGCTTGGACCATGCCACACAGTGTCCTGATTACATCAAGGTTGATGGACAAAATATTGGATGCAGGTTTCCCCATTTGGAGGCATCAGACTATAAAGATTTCTACATCTGTGTTAATGGATCATCAGACTCTCATCCTATCAGAcccagctattttatttttcagcttcaAAATATAG ttAAACCTTTGCCACCAGACTACCTTAGTCTTACTGTGAAGAACTCAGAGGAAGTTAACCTGAAATGGAGCATGCCTCAAGGGCCCATTCCggcaaaatgctttatttatgaAATTGAATTCACCGAAGATGATACAACTTGGGTG ACTACCACCGTCGAAAATGAGATACGCATCGCAAGAATATCAAATGAAAGCCAACAATTATGCTTTTTGGTAAGAAGCAAAGTGAACATCTATTGTTCGGATGATGGAATCTGGAGTGAGTGGAGTGACGAACAGTGCTGGAAAG atctttcagaggaaaaaagaagtcttttctCATCAAGACACATTCTGTTGACTGAATAA